Proteins from one Actinobacillus delphinicola genomic window:
- the frdC gene encoding fumarate reductase subunit FrdC — protein sequence MPTTSKRKEYIRPMNADWWKKNSFYKHYMLREATAIFSLWFSIVLLYGTICLVREGFDFLQGYYSFVHFLQNPLVVIINIVALGAAMLNTVTYFNMTPKVTNIIVDNQKLNPKIITGIMWAITAIVTFLVLFFLVI from the coding sequence ATGCCTACTACAAGCAAACGTAAAGAATATATTCGTCCAATGAATGCTGACTGGTGGAAAAAGAATAGTTTCTACAAACATTATATGTTACGTGAAGCCACTGCGATTTTTTCACTCTGGTTTAGCATTGTTCTACTCTATGGCACTATTTGCTTAGTGCGTGAAGGATTTGATTTTTTACAAGGCTATTATAGCTTTGTACATTTTTTACAAAATCCTCTCGTGGTTATCATTAATATCGTGGCATTAGGTGCGGCTATGTTAAATACCGTTACTTATTTCAATATGACACCAAAAGTGACTAATATTATTGTTGATAATCAAAAACTTAATCCAAAAATTATTACAGGAATCATGTGGGCGATTACCGCTATCGTGACATTCCTAGTATTATTTTTTCTTGTGATCTAA
- the yciA gene encoding acyl-CoA thioester hydrolase YciA — MSLSQNNNPTFSHPSMPLLRTVAMPADTNANGDIFGGWIMSQMDLGGAILAKEIAHGRVVTVSVENITFLHPVAVGDVICCYGKCLHVGRSSIKLQLDVWAKKVSVEPIGERFHVTTAIFTFVAVDKEGKPREVPRENNPELEHALAP; from the coding sequence ATGAGCCTATCTCAAAACAATAATCCTACGTTCTCGCATCCGTCTATGCCATTATTGCGTACGGTAGCAATGCCTGCTGATACTAATGCAAATGGTGACATTTTCGGGGGTTGGATTATGTCACAAATGGATCTCGGCGGTGCCATTTTGGCAAAAGAAATTGCTCACGGTCGTGTTGTTACCGTTTCCGTTGAAAATATTACTTTTTTACATCCTGTTGCAGTCGGCGACGTTATTTGTTGCTATGGGAAATGTTTACACGTTGGGCGTTCTTCTATTAAATTGCAACTTGATGTATGGGCGAAAAAAGTATCTGTCGAACCTATTGGTGAACGTTTTCATGTAACAACCGCTATTTTCACTTTTGTGGCGGTCGATAAAGAAGGTAAACCTCGTGAGGTGCCTCGTGAAAATAACCCTGAATTAGAACATGCACTAGCCCCTTAA
- the frdD gene encoding fumarate reductase subunit FrdD, protein MQDPKRSKEPLVWLMFGAGTTVSAIVFPVLILAVGFLIPFGLISEQGLTNIYNFMHSWWGELIMLIILIFPVWGALHRIHHGLHDLKVHLHGSAAIFYGLAALFSIIAIFAVL, encoded by the coding sequence ATGCAAGATCCAAAACGTTCTAAAGAACCTTTAGTTTGGTTAATGTTCGGTGCTGGTACTACTGTTAGTGCGATTGTTTTCCCTGTATTAATCTTAGCAGTTGGTTTTCTTATCCCGTTTGGGCTAATCAGCGAACAAGGTCTTACTAATATTTATAACTTCATGCATTCATGGTGGGGTGAATTAATTATGCTTATCATATTAATTTTCCCTGTGTGGGGTGCGTTACACCGTATCCATCATGGTTTACACGATCTTAAAGTACACCTTCACGGTAGTGCAGCTATTTTCTACGGCTTAGCCGCGCTCTTTAGCATCATTGCAATTTTTGCAGTGCTATAA
- the ribA gene encoding GTP cyclohydrolase II, whose protein sequence is MSDIQLISEAKLPTEFGIFRIVGFESPSTKKEHVALVMGDISNGEPVLARIHSECLTGDALHSLKCDCGFQLQTALKQINQEGRGVLIYHREEGRGIGLINKIRAYALQDQGMDTIEANLALGFAADERDFTVCADIFNLLGVKEVRLLTNNPQKIETMKDAGINVVERVPLNVGENRYNTKYLDTKAKKMGHFIVHNGEQHQLECPYCAEEVPTSKNA, encoded by the coding sequence ATGTCAGATATTCAACTTATTAGCGAAGCAAAACTCCCTACTGAGTTTGGTATTTTTCGCATTGTAGGATTTGAAAGTCCAAGCACTAAAAAAGAACACGTCGCACTCGTTATGGGCGATATTAGCAATGGTGAACCTGTTCTGGCACGTATCCATTCTGAATGCCTTACAGGGGATGCCTTACATAGTTTAAAATGTGATTGTGGTTTCCAATTACAAACGGCATTGAAGCAGATTAATCAAGAAGGGCGTGGGGTGCTTATCTATCATCGTGAAGAAGGTCGTGGCATCGGCTTAATCAACAAGATTCGCGCATATGCCCTTCAAGATCAGGGAATGGATACGATTGAAGCGAATCTGGCATTAGGTTTTGCTGCAGATGAACGTGATTTTACCGTATGCGCAGATATTTTTAATCTCCTCGGTGTAAAAGAAGTGCGTTTGTTAACGAATAATCCACAAAAAATCGAAACCATGAAAGACGCAGGCATTAATGTAGTTGAGCGTGTTCCGCTTAATGTTGGAGAAAATCGCTACAATACCAAATACTTAGACACCAAAGCGAAAAAAATGGGGCACTTTATCGTACACAATGGTGAACAACACCAATTAGAATGTCCTTATTGTGCTGAAGAAGTCCCAACATCTAAAAATGCATAA
- a CDS encoding phosphatase PAP2 family protein yields the protein MLKRLSMYAALLFLVPLIVLVSGWHWHETQDYGMISHLLYWVTETASKPYFIITSILFAAFYFFAIKDKKTAIKVIVIMAISLIVALGMKIEAKKAVQETRPFMSQVLKGVPNPETFYSLKKSVRAVEVKEYYKQYAPNVPQWLVNHRSHETSFSFPSGHSTFVTGWVLLAVGFSLLLGNSKALRYFANFLTVWAILVLVSRVQLGMHYPWDEMGAIVMTWIWMLIVFFFVQKKKWIQQ from the coding sequence ATGTTAAAAAGATTATCAATGTATGCAGCTTTACTTTTTCTAGTACCGTTAATAGTTTTAGTAAGTGGCTGGCATTGGCATGAAACACAGGATTATGGAATGATCTCTCACTTGTTGTATTGGGTGACGGAAACAGCAAGTAAGCCTTATTTTATTATTACGTCCATTTTATTTGCAGCCTTTTATTTTTTTGCAATTAAAGATAAAAAAACAGCAATTAAAGTCATCGTGATTATGGCTATTAGCCTTATTGTTGCACTTGGTATGAAAATTGAGGCGAAAAAAGCAGTACAAGAAACTCGTCCATTTATGAGCCAAGTGTTAAAAGGTGTGCCGAATCCAGAAACTTTCTATTCATTGAAAAAATCTGTGCGTGCAGTTGAAGTAAAAGAATATTACAAACAATATGCACCGAATGTACCTCAATGGTTAGTAAATCATCGTAGCCATGAAACCAGTTTCTCTTTCCCATCAGGACATAGTACTTTTGTAACTGGTTGGGTGTTATTAGCAGTTGGTTTCTCCCTATTACTTGGTAATAGCAAGGCATTACGTTATTTTGCTAACTTCTTGACTGTATGGGCTATTTTAGTTTTAGTTAGCCGTGTACAACTTGGTATGCATTATCCATGGGACGAAATGGGTGCTATCGTAATGACATGGATTTGGATGCTTATTGTTTTCTTCTTTGTACAAAAGAAAAAATGGATCCAACAATAA
- a CDS encoding HI1450 family dsDNA-mimic protein, which yields MQKMTDEALLDLAYEIFLEMAGENLSAQEIALFNEKFAECGEIALFDTAENWEEEIGVLIDPEQFAEVWIGLTDAEGQMRHVFAKCLINYDQSEPDFHMIW from the coding sequence ATGCAAAAAATGACAGATGAGGCATTACTCGATCTCGCTTACGAGATTTTTCTTGAAATGGCAGGCGAAAATTTATCTGCCCAAGAAATTGCCTTATTTAATGAAAAATTTGCCGAATGTGGTGAAATCGCATTATTTGATACGGCAGAAAATTGGGAAGAAGAAATCGGTGTGCTGATTGATCCTGAACAATTCGCTGAAGTATGGATTGGTTTAACCGATGCGGAAGGACAAATGCGTCACGTTTTCGCAAAATGTTTGATCAATTACGATCAATCCGAACCTGATTTTCACATGATTTGGTAA
- the epmA gene encoding elongation factor P--(R)-beta-lysine ligase, translated as MIDNNHALVSEGKDTQDISLDEKLKQAENTWKPSAPIKNLIARAKIIEQIRTFFRARGLLEVSTPVLSGYGVTDVHLVTFETEYLSPYQSKSETLYLMTSPEYHMKRLLTAGSGPIFQLCRVFRNEEAGKKHNPEFTMLEWYRPFFDMYRLINEVDDLLQEVLDCEPAEMVSYQFIFQECVGLDPLSCSDEELVAKAKEHNFMDAEGSDRDTLLEFLFSTVVEPQIGQNQPIAVYHFPASQAALAQLSSEDLRVAERFEFYYKGLELANGFTELTDYREQRHRFEEDNRERARLGLPEQEIDVRFLAALKAGMPNCSGVALGVDRLLMLALGASTIGEVMAFDIERA; from the coding sequence ATGATAGATAATAATCATGCATTAGTAAGTGAAGGAAAAGACACTCAAGATATTTCTTTAGATGAAAAATTAAAACAAGCAGAAAATACTTGGAAACCGAGCGCACCTATTAAAAATTTAATTGCTCGAGCGAAAATTATTGAACAAATCCGAACTTTCTTTCGTGCACGTGGATTGTTGGAGGTATCTACGCCTGTTTTAAGCGGCTATGGGGTAACTGATGTTCATCTTGTAACGTTTGAAACGGAATATCTTTCTCCTTATCAATCAAAATCGGAAACCCTGTATTTGATGACGAGTCCCGAATATCATATGAAACGTCTTTTAACGGCGGGAAGCGGCCCTATTTTTCAGCTTTGCCGAGTATTTCGTAATGAAGAAGCAGGGAAAAAGCATAATCCAGAATTCACGATGCTTGAATGGTATCGCCCATTTTTTGATATGTATCGTTTAATCAATGAAGTGGATGACTTATTGCAAGAAGTGCTGGATTGTGAACCAGCTGAAATGGTGAGTTATCAATTTATTTTCCAAGAATGTGTTGGATTAGATCCGCTTTCTTGTTCTGATGAGGAACTTGTGGCGAAAGCAAAAGAACATAATTTTATGGATGCTGAGGGTTCTGATCGAGATACCTTGTTAGAATTTTTATTTAGCACAGTAGTAGAGCCACAAATTGGACAAAATCAGCCAATTGCTGTTTATCATTTCCCTGCATCTCAAGCAGCATTGGCACAGCTTAGTTCAGAAGATTTACGTGTTGCAGAACGCTTTGAGTTTTATTATAAGGGCTTAGAATTAGCCAACGGTTTTACAGAACTGACAGATTATCGTGAACAACGTCATCGTTTTGAGGAGGATAATCGTGAGCGTGCACGTCTAGGACTGCCAGAGCAAGAAATTGATGTGCGTTTCTTAGCTGCCTTGAAAGCGGGTATGCCAAATTGTTCAGGTGTTGCACTTGGGGTAGATCGTTTATTAATGCTTGCATTGGGCGCATCCACCATTGGTGAAGTAATGGCATTTGACATTGAGCGTGCATAA
- the ftnA gene encoding non-heme ferritin: MLTQNVINLLNAQMNLEMYSSNLYLQMSAWCEQQGFEGAAKFLSEHAAEEMLHMHKLFTYLTETGALAVIGKIAEPPHQFDSLKQVMELTYEHEQLITRSINELVGTTLAEKDYSAFNFLQWYVAEQHEEEKLFSTILDKFAILGDAGEADFFVDKYLGTIQHDCAAAPQK, encoded by the coding sequence ATGTTAACTCAAAACGTGATTAACTTATTAAATGCACAGATGAATTTAGAAATGTACTCATCAAATTTATATTTACAAATGAGTGCATGGTGTGAACAACAAGGCTTTGAAGGTGCGGCAAAATTTTTATCAGAACACGCCGCAGAAGAAATGCTTCACATGCATAAACTTTTTACTTATCTAACAGAAACGGGTGCACTTGCCGTAATTGGTAAAATTGCTGAACCGCCACATCAATTCGACTCTTTAAAACAAGTGATGGAATTAACTTATGAACATGAACAGTTAATTACTCGTTCAATTAATGAGTTGGTGGGGACAACATTAGCTGAAAAAGATTATTCTGCGTTTAATTTCTTGCAATGGTACGTTGCGGAACAACACGAAGAAGAAAAATTGTTTAGCACAATTTTAGATAAATTTGCCATTCTTGGCGATGCAGGCGAAGCAGACTTCTTTGTGGATAAATACCTCGGCACGATTCAACACGATTGCGCAGCGGCACCACAAAAATAA
- a CDS encoding succinate dehydrogenase/fumarate reductase iron-sulfur subunit, protein MANDAMMKVDILRYDPEVDEKPYIKSYQVPYDNQTSLLDALGYIKDKLDPTLSYRWSCRMAICGSCGMMVNNIPKLACKTFLRDYSGYMRIEPLGNFPIERDLIVDMTHFIESLESIKPYIIGNEAPPLDGKPHPSDVLAKSRTKQTPAQLEKYRQFSMCINCGLCYAACPQFGLNPEFLGPAAITLARRYNLDNRDHGQAERMKLLNTDNGVWSCTFVGYCSEVCPKHVDPAAAINQGKVESAKDFIIAMLKPGK, encoded by the coding sequence ATGGCTAATGATGCAATGATGAAAGTTGATATTCTCCGCTACGATCCAGAAGTGGATGAAAAACCTTATATTAAATCTTATCAAGTGCCTTATGATAATCAAACTTCTCTGCTTGATGCGTTAGGCTACATTAAAGATAAACTTGATCCTACTCTCTCTTACCGTTGGTCTTGCCGTATGGCAATTTGTGGTTCTTGCGGGATGATGGTCAATAATATTCCTAAATTAGCATGTAAAACTTTCCTACGTGATTACAGTGGTTATATGCGCATTGAACCACTTGGTAATTTCCCGATTGAACGTGATTTGATTGTGGACATGACCCACTTTATTGAAAGTTTAGAAAGCATTAAGCCGTACATCATTGGCAATGAAGCACCACCACTTGATGGTAAACCTCATCCTTCTGATGTATTGGCAAAAAGTCGCACCAAACAAACACCTGCGCAGTTAGAAAAATATCGTCAATTTTCGATGTGTATCAACTGTGGTTTATGTTATGCCGCTTGTCCACAATTTGGTTTAAACCCCGAATTTTTAGGACCAGCAGCAATCACACTTGCACGTCGTTATAATTTAGATAACCGTGATCATGGTCAAGCAGAACGTATGAAACTGCTTAATACCGATAATGGTGTTTGGAGTTGTACTTTCGTTGGTTATTGTTCTGAAGTGTGTCCAAAACATGTGGATCCTGCTGCCGCAATCAACCAAGGTAAAGTAGAAAGTGCAAAAGACTTTATCATTGCAATGCTAAAACCTGGAAAATAG
- a CDS encoding YciI family protein, whose translation MYYVIFAEDHPNSLEKRLAVRTQHLARLQALDSEGRLLTAGPNPAIDDEKPGEAGFTGSTVIAQFDSLDAAKAWAAADPYFDAGVYKQVIVKPFLKVF comes from the coding sequence ATGTATTATGTAATTTTTGCTGAAGATCACCCAAATAGTTTAGAAAAACGTTTAGCCGTACGCACGCAACATCTTGCTCGTTTACAAGCGCTAGATTCTGAAGGTCGTCTGCTAACTGCAGGACCTAATCCTGCGATTGACGATGAAAAACCTGGCGAGGCGGGATTCACAGGCTCAACAGTGATTGCTCAATTTGATAGCCTTGATGCGGCAAAAGCGTGGGCTGCTGCTGATCCTTATTTCGATGCAGGTGTTTACAAACAAGTTATTGTAAAACCTTTCCTAAAAGTATTTTAA
- the frdA gene encoding fumarate reductase (quinol) flavoprotein subunit: protein MQIEETINVDVAIVGAGGGGLRTAIAAAEENPNLKIALISKVYPMRSHTVAAEGGAAAVIKPEDSYEKHFHDTVAGGDWLCEQDLVEYFVKHSPVEMTQLERWGCPWSRKQNGDVNVRRFGGMKIERTWFAADKTGFHLLHTLFQTSMQYPQIHRFDEHFVLDILVDDGRVRGVVAIDMMEGKLIQINAKSVVIATGGGCRSFRFNTNGGIVTGDGLSMAYRHGVPLRDMEFVQYHPTGLPNTGILITEGCRGEGGILVNKDGYRYLQDYGLGPETPIGKPENKYMELGPRDKLSQAFWQEWKKGNTLKTSKGVDIVHLDLRHLGEKYLHERLPFICELAQAYEGVNPVNAPIPVRPVVHYTMGGIEVDLNCETRIKGLYAVGECASSGLHGANRLGSNSLAELVVLGRVAGEQAAQNAMEAPLANQTAVDKQANDVIARLEALYKQEGNENWSSIRDEMGQAMEEGCGIYRTQESMQQAVDKIAELKERYKKVKIEDHSQIFNTNALYAIELGYILDVAQAISSSAIERKESRGAHQRLDYTERDDENYLKHTLAFYSPDGTPRIDYSNVTITTSKPAKRVYGAEAEKIEAAEKAAATEKALNAQAKEKNNG, encoded by the coding sequence GTGCAAATCGAAGAAACCATCAATGTCGATGTTGCGATTGTGGGTGCTGGCGGCGGCGGTTTACGTACTGCGATTGCTGCTGCAGAGGAAAATCCAAATCTAAAAATCGCACTGATTTCCAAAGTTTATCCAATGCGTAGTCACACTGTTGCCGCTGAAGGTGGCGCAGCTGCGGTAATAAAACCTGAAGACAGTTATGAAAAACACTTCCATGATACCGTAGCTGGGGGGGACTGGCTATGTGAACAAGATCTTGTTGAGTATTTTGTAAAACATTCTCCAGTAGAAATGACCCAACTTGAACGTTGGGGATGTCCTTGGAGTCGTAAACAAAATGGGGATGTAAACGTTCGCCGTTTTGGTGGAATGAAAATTGAACGTACTTGGTTCGCCGCTGATAAAACGGGTTTCCACCTTCTTCATACCCTTTTCCAAACTTCAATGCAATACCCTCAAATTCACCGTTTTGATGAGCATTTCGTCCTTGATATTCTCGTCGATGATGGTCGTGTACGCGGTGTCGTTGCCATTGATATGATGGAAGGCAAACTTATCCAAATTAATGCTAAATCTGTTGTTATTGCTACAGGTGGCGGTTGTCGTTCATTCCGCTTTAATACCAACGGCGGTATCGTAACTGGTGACGGTCTTTCTATGGCCTACCGTCACGGTGTACCACTTCGTGATATGGAATTTGTCCAATATCACCCTACTGGTTTACCAAATACAGGTATCCTCATTACCGAAGGATGTCGTGGTGAAGGTGGTATCTTAGTGAATAAAGATGGATACCGCTATTTACAAGATTACGGTCTTGGACCAGAAACACCTATCGGCAAACCAGAAAACAAATACATGGAGTTAGGTCCTCGTGACAAACTCTCCCAAGCTTTCTGGCAAGAATGGAAAAAAGGTAATACTTTAAAAACATCAAAAGGTGTTGATATCGTTCATCTTGACTTACGTCATTTAGGCGAAAAATATTTACACGAACGTTTGCCGTTTATCTGCGAACTTGCTCAAGCCTATGAAGGGGTTAATCCAGTTAATGCACCAATTCCAGTACGTCCTGTGGTTCACTATACAATGGGTGGTATTGAAGTTGATTTAAACTGTGAAACCCGTATTAAGGGGCTATACGCTGTCGGTGAATGTGCATCTTCTGGTCTTCATGGTGCAAACCGTTTAGGTTCAAATTCTCTAGCAGAACTTGTTGTTCTTGGTCGTGTTGCTGGTGAACAAGCCGCTCAAAATGCGATGGAAGCACCACTTGCTAACCAAACTGCTGTAGATAAACAAGCCAATGATGTTATTGCTCGTCTTGAAGCCCTCTACAAACAAGAAGGTAATGAAAATTGGTCAAGTATCCGTGATGAGATGGGTCAAGCCATGGAAGAAGGTTGTGGTATTTATCGTACTCAAGAAAGTATGCAACAAGCCGTGGATAAAATTGCGGAATTAAAAGAACGCTACAAAAAAGTCAAAATTGAAGATCACTCTCAAATCTTCAATACCAATGCACTTTATGCCATTGAATTAGGCTATATCCTTGACGTTGCCCAAGCTATTTCAAGTTCGGCTATTGAACGTAAAGAATCTCGTGGTGCCCATCAACGTTTAGACTATACCGAACGTGATGATGAAAACTACTTAAAACATACGCTTGCGTTCTATTCTCCAGATGGTACGCCACGCATTGATTATAGTAATGTAACTATTACTACATCAAAACCTGCGAAACGTGTTTACGGGGCAGAAGCTGAAAAAATCGAAGCTGCAGAAAAAGCAGCAGCGACTGAAAAAGCGTTAAATGCGCAAGCTAAGGAGAAAAATAATGGCTAA
- a CDS encoding zinc ribbon domain-containing protein YjdM, producing the protein MQDMPNCPKCHGEYVYHDSIQFVCPDCAYEWSGEEVAEQDSNEFVVKDSNGNILQDGDSVILIKDLKVKGSSIVLKKGTKAKNIRLMDADHDVDCKIDGQSFSLKSEFLKKA; encoded by the coding sequence ATGCAAGATATGCCAAATTGCCCAAAATGCCATGGCGAATACGTTTACCACGATAGCATCCAATTTGTATGTCCAGATTGTGCTTATGAATGGAGTGGTGAAGAAGTTGCTGAACAAGACAGCAATGAATTCGTTGTAAAAGACAGTAATGGTAACATCTTACAAGATGGTGATTCCGTTATCCTTATTAAAGATTTAAAAGTGAAAGGTTCTTCAATCGTATTGAAAAAAGGAACTAAAGCAAAAAATATCCGTTTAATGGATGCCGATCATGATGTAGATTGTAAAATCGATGGTCAAAGCTTCTCGCTTAAATCTGAATTTTTGAAAAAAGCATAG
- the ftnA gene encoding non-heme ferritin, which translates to MLDQAVTAKLNEQINLEYYSSNVYLQMSAWCAQKGFEGAAAFLLRHANEEMMHMQKLFGYISETGGMPLLGEIAAPKADFSTLREVFEMTLEHEKLVTRKINELVDLTIQKDHATFQFLQWYVAEQHEELKLFNMILDKFNLLGESGQALYFIDKDLATL; encoded by the coding sequence ATGTTAGATCAAGCGGTCACGGCTAAATTAAATGAGCAAATTAATTTAGAGTATTATTCATCCAATGTTTATTTACAAATGAGTGCATGGTGTGCACAAAAAGGCTTTGAAGGGGCAGCAGCCTTTTTACTTCGTCATGCTAATGAAGAAATGATGCATATGCAAAAATTATTTGGTTACATCAGCGAAACAGGTGGCATGCCATTGCTTGGTGAAATTGCTGCACCTAAAGCAGATTTTTCGACTCTAAGAGAAGTGTTTGAAATGACATTAGAGCATGAAAAATTGGTAACACGTAAAATTAATGAATTGGTCGATCTGACTATTCAAAAAGATCACGCTACATTCCAATTCTTACAATGGTATGTCGCAGAACAACATGAAGAATTAAAATTATTCAATATGATTTTGGATAAATTTAATCTCCTCGGTGAAAGCGGACAAGCACTATATTTTATTGATAAAGATTTAGCGACACTATAA
- a CDS encoding septation protein A, whose translation MKQILDFIPLLLFFIVYKTVGLRDAAITLVIATAIQLLLLKLIYKKIDKQALILGISVVVFASLTAYFDELNFLKWKVTLIYALFALVLLISQLGFKKNLMREMLGKEIVLPESVWKKINIGWAIFFIFCMLLNLYISQYFSDNIWVDFKTFGIAGLTFIATIVTSIYIYRYLPKDNSQENISKGKKNEPISKQ comes from the coding sequence ATGAAACAAATTCTGGATTTTATTCCACTACTTTTATTCTTCATCGTCTATAAGACAGTGGGACTTCGTGATGCGGCAATTACATTAGTTATCGCTACGGCCATTCAATTACTCTTGCTTAAATTAATTTACAAGAAAATTGATAAGCAAGCGCTTATTCTTGGTATTTCTGTGGTTGTCTTTGCATCTCTGACTGCATATTTTGATGAACTTAATTTCTTAAAATGGAAAGTAACGCTTATTTATGCATTATTCGCACTAGTTCTTCTTATCAGTCAATTGGGCTTTAAGAAAAATCTAATGCGAGAAATGCTTGGGAAAGAAATTGTTTTACCTGAAAGTGTTTGGAAGAAAATTAATATTGGCTGGGCAATTTTCTTTATTTTCTGTATGTTGCTTAATCTCTATATTAGCCAATATTTTTCCGATAATATTTGGGTCGATTTTAAAACCTTTGGTATTGCAGGATTAACATTTATTGCAACCATTGTAACCAGTATTTATATTTATCGTTATCTCCCTAAAGATAATTCTCAAGAAAACATCTCTAAAGGAAAGAAAAATGAGCCTATCTCAAAACAATAA
- the nagK gene encoding N-acetylglucosamine kinase gives MLYGIDIGGTKIEIAVFSENLEKLYAERVPTPHDSYENWIQTIVELVQRMDDIFCTKGQVGVGIPGFISKNTGIAEISNIPVANNRPILRDLTQALGREVRGENDANCFALSEALAIDPEGKKSVLGLILGTGFGAGFVFNGKLYAGENGMAGEIGHTPLSYPAIQLLGWDKAPIYQCGCGKKACLDSYLSGRGFARLYQDMYGQVATAQSIIEQFYAGDVKAVAFVDCFIELCAMSFASIITTLDPKVIVLGGGLSNFDYLYQAIPKKLSAYLLQTAKIPRLQKAEFGDAGGARGAAALWMK, from the coding sequence ATGTTATATGGAATAGATATTGGTGGCACTAAAATAGAAATTGCTGTATTTAGTGAAAACTTAGAAAAATTATATGCTGAACGTGTACCAACACCGCATGATAGTTATGAAAATTGGATTCAAACTATTGTTGAGCTTGTACAGAGAATGGATGATATTTTTTGTACGAAAGGGCAGGTAGGCGTAGGGATACCAGGATTTATTAGTAAAAATACGGGTATTGCCGAAATCAGTAATATTCCAGTGGCAAATAATCGTCCAATTTTACGTGATTTAACGCAAGCACTTGGTAGAGAAGTGCGAGGTGAAAATGATGCAAATTGCTTTGCCTTATCAGAAGCATTGGCCATTGATCCTGAAGGGAAAAAAAGCGTTTTAGGATTAATTTTAGGAACAGGATTCGGTGCAGGGTTTGTTTTTAATGGCAAACTTTATGCTGGCGAAAATGGAATGGCAGGAGAAATTGGGCATACGCCTTTAAGCTATCCTGCGATTCAGCTACTTGGCTGGGATAAAGCGCCGATTTATCAATGTGGATGTGGCAAAAAAGCTTGCTTAGATAGTTACTTATCTGGACGTGGTTTCGCGAGGTTGTACCAAGATATGTATGGGCAAGTAGCAACCGCACAATCAATTATTGAGCAATTTTATGCAGGAGATGTAAAGGCTGTAGCTTTTGTTGATTGCTTTATTGAACTTTGTGCGATGTCATTTGCAAGTATCATCACTACCCTTGATCCAAAAGTCATTGTACTTGGTGGTGGACTTTCAAACTTTGACTATCTTTACCAAGCTATACCTAAAAAATTGTCTGCATATTTATTACAGACTGCAAAAATACCTCGATTGCAAAAAGCTGAATTCGGAGATGCGGGCGGTGCTCGTGGTGCTGCCGCTCTCTGGATGAAATAA